A single region of the Duganella sp. BuS-21 genome encodes:
- a CDS encoding DUF475 domain-containing protein produces MKHFRISFLISFICLGLAGWWGYELAGWGGALSAFGVALILAAMEVSLSFDNAVVNASVLKTWDEYWQKLFLGVGIIIAVFGMRLVFPLVIVAVAADLSIAEVWTLALNDPKTYSTHLTNHHAEVAAFGGMFLLLVFLNFLLDAEKETHWLGNFEKKLGSLGKMSSISVMISIAVLLGCMGLVQEGQKLVVLISGLWGILIYVGVDGISSLLEKEEEGGGNVGDMVKKGGIGGFLYLEVLDASFSFDGVIGAFAITTDVVIIMLGLAIGAMFVRSMTIYLVKKGTLDQFLYLEHGAHYAIGILAAIMLASMKFHVPEIFTGLIGVAFIGASVWSSVRHRRQQAALAVPA; encoded by the coding sequence ATGAAACACTTCAGGATTTCATTCCTCATCAGCTTTATCTGCCTGGGCTTGGCAGGCTGGTGGGGCTATGAGTTGGCGGGATGGGGCGGCGCGTTGTCGGCCTTTGGTGTGGCGCTGATTCTGGCGGCCATGGAAGTGTCGCTGTCCTTCGACAATGCGGTGGTCAACGCCTCCGTGTTGAAGACCTGGGACGAGTACTGGCAGAAACTGTTCCTCGGCGTCGGCATCATCATCGCCGTGTTCGGCATGCGCCTGGTGTTCCCGCTGGTGATCGTGGCCGTGGCCGCCGATCTGAGCATCGCCGAGGTGTGGACGCTGGCGCTGAACGATCCCAAGACGTATTCGACCCACCTGACCAACCACCACGCGGAAGTGGCGGCATTCGGCGGCATGTTCCTGTTGCTGGTGTTCCTGAACTTCCTGCTCGATGCGGAGAAGGAAACGCATTGGCTCGGTAACTTTGAGAAGAAGCTCGGTTCGCTGGGCAAGATGTCCTCGATCTCGGTGATGATCTCGATCGCCGTGCTGCTCGGCTGTATGGGCCTGGTGCAGGAAGGCCAGAAGCTGGTGGTGTTGATTTCCGGCCTGTGGGGCATCCTGATCTACGTTGGCGTCGACGGCATCAGCAGCCTGCTGGAGAAGGAAGAAGAAGGCGGCGGCAACGTCGGCGACATGGTCAAGAAGGGCGGTATCGGTGGTTTCCTGTACCTGGAAGTGTTGGACGCTTCGTTCAGCTTCGACGGCGTGATCGGCGCGTTCGCCATCACCACTGACGTCGTGATCATCATGCTGGGCCTGGCGATCGGTGCGATGTTCGTGCGTTCGATGACGATTTACCTGGTGAAGAAGGGCACGCTGGATCAGTTCCTGTACCTGGAGCACGGCGCCCACTACGCGATCGGTATTCTGGCCGCGATCATGTTGGCGAGCATGAAGTTCCATGTGCCTGAGATCTTCACCGGCCTGATCGGCGTAGCCTTCATCGGCGCCTCGGTGTGGTCCTCGGTGCGGCACCGCCGCCAGCAGGCAGCACTGGCCGTGCCTGCATAA
- a CDS encoding TerD family protein has protein sequence MAISLQKGGNVNLSKEAPGLTKIVVGLGWDARTTDGSPFDLDGSGFLLKVDGKVRNDSDFIFYNNLKSTDQSVVHSGDNRTGDGAGDDETVTIDLTKVPADVERIAICATIHEGDARRQNFGMVQKAYIRTVNAGSNTEIARYDLSEDSSTESAMIFGEVYRNGADWKFKAVGQGFKGGLGPLAGSFGVGV, from the coding sequence ATGGCAATCAGTCTGCAAAAAGGCGGCAACGTCAACCTGAGCAAAGAAGCACCCGGCCTGACCAAGATCGTGGTCGGCCTGGGTTGGGACGCCCGCACCACCGACGGCAGCCCGTTCGATCTGGACGGCTCCGGCTTCCTGTTGAAAGTGGACGGCAAAGTACGCAACGACAGCGACTTCATCTTCTACAACAACCTGAAATCGACCGACCAGTCGGTGGTCCACTCGGGTGACAACCGCACCGGCGACGGCGCCGGCGACGACGAAACCGTCACCATCGACCTGACCAAGGTGCCGGCAGATGTCGAGCGCATCGCCATCTGCGCCACCATCCACGAGGGCGATGCCCGCCGCCAGAACTTCGGCATGGTGCAGAAGGCTTACATCCGCACCGTCAACGCCGGCAGCAACACCGAGATCGCCCGCTACGACCTGTCGGAAGACAGCTCGACCGAGTCGGCCATGATCTTCGGCGAGGTGTATCGCAACGGCGCCGATTGGAAGTTCAAGGCCGTCGGCCAGGGCTTCAAGGGCGGCCTCGGCCCACTGGCCGGCTCGTTCGGCGTCGGCGTTTAA
- a CDS encoding TIGR00266 family protein translates to MPVLTITGDFDPFLHVSMRQGEKIYCESNAMVMMEAALDLKGKMTGGIGAALMRRFANGESLFQQHIEAVRGDGDCLLAPTLPGALQILDVGQRQYMLSDGCFVAATSGVELKVRTQSVGNALFAQSGGFFITETNGVGQVAVSGFGGVHELDVEPGRDVIIDNAHVVAWDSGLRYEISVTTGGSSGFLSNLVNSQTSGEGMVLRFSGKGKILICSRNSASLQSWLMRQPAQ, encoded by the coding sequence ATGCCTGTATTGACGATCACCGGTGACTTCGACCCATTCCTGCATGTCTCGATGCGGCAGGGAGAAAAAATCTACTGCGAATCGAACGCGATGGTGATGATGGAAGCGGCGCTCGACCTCAAGGGCAAGATGACCGGCGGCATCGGCGCGGCGCTGATGCGGCGCTTTGCCAACGGCGAGTCCTTGTTCCAGCAGCATATCGAGGCGGTGCGCGGCGACGGCGATTGCCTGTTGGCGCCGACCCTGCCCGGTGCGCTGCAGATCCTTGACGTCGGCCAGCGCCAGTACATGCTGAGCGACGGCTGCTTCGTGGCCGCTACTTCCGGCGTCGAGCTCAAGGTGCGCACCCAGAGCGTCGGCAATGCGCTGTTCGCCCAGAGCGGCGGCTTCTTCATCACCGAAACCAACGGTGTGGGCCAGGTCGCGGTATCCGGCTTCGGCGGGGTGCATGAACTGGACGTGGAGCCGGGCCGCGACGTCATTATCGACAACGCGCACGTGGTGGCTTGGGATAGTGGTTTGCGCTACGAGATATCGGTCACCACGGGCGGCAGCAGCGGCTTCCTCAGTAATCTGGTGAACAGCCAGACCAGCGGCGAGGGCATGGTGCTGCGCTTTTCGGGCAAGGGCAAGATTTTGATCTGCTCACGCAACAGCGCCTCGCTGCAATCGTGGCTGATGCGTCAGCCCGCACAATAA
- a CDS encoding TerD family protein: MSVNLSKGQKISLEKEAGGALGRVTMGLGWDAIKSKGFLGFGSKSEAVDLDASCVMFDEGHRPVDVIFFRQLKSKDGSVVHSGDNRTGAGDGDDEQINVDLNAVPSTIKSLVFTVNSFTGQTFAQVENAYCRLLDASNGKEVARFNLSVQGPHSAQIMAKLYRHNGEWKMHAIGENGNGRTFDDLLPQIAAHL, from the coding sequence ATGTCAGTCAATTTAAGCAAGGGCCAGAAGATCTCTCTGGAGAAGGAAGCCGGCGGCGCGCTTGGGCGCGTGACCATGGGCCTCGGTTGGGACGCCATCAAGAGCAAGGGTTTCCTCGGCTTCGGTTCCAAGTCGGAAGCGGTCGATCTCGACGCTTCGTGCGTGATGTTCGACGAAGGCCATCGTCCGGTGGACGTGATTTTCTTCCGTCAGCTGAAAAGCAAGGACGGCAGCGTGGTCCACAGCGGTGACAACCGCACCGGTGCCGGTGATGGCGACGATGAGCAGATCAATGTTGACCTGAACGCGGTGCCGTCGACGATCAAGAGTTTGGTCTTCACGGTGAACAGCTTCACCGGCCAGACGTTCGCGCAGGTGGAGAATGCGTATTGCCGTTTGCTGGACGCCAGCAATGGCAAGGAAGTGGCGCGTTTCAACCTGTCGGTGCAGGGCCCACACTCGGCGCAAATCATGGCCAAGCTGTATCGCCACAACGGCGAGTGGAAGATGCATGCGATCGGCGAGAACGGCAACGGCCGCACCTTCGACGACCTGCTGCCGCAGATCGCCGCGCACCTGTAA
- a CDS encoding porin: MKRTAAYAACLSALAMLSGHAAAQSSVTIYGTLDVGVDRVDKSEGNVQGTVFGVSGATPVPNRLAAPATVTTRLSPSHTRQSNIGFRGVEDLGGGYRGLFVLEGGITLDNGGLANDGRLFGRQAYVGLTTPVGEVKLGRQASPMLISYYLVTPEALGSTDLFGAGLVVNTVQTWQDNQISYAIKQGPWTAIASYATNSGIGSGVSAARSFATASTPVATGSTGQIIGGLTAGAETASGRGKTAGAMLAYRTDSLVALASYHRNNFDNVPIGVVSGTTLVPLFFGERFTSFMAAVKYTIPGVGTSLAVAGHNAQFSLRGNTDPEVRTWTATLKHPIGAVDLTAVFLNTRFTNYTRGKDNGLMLGLDYNFSKRTAFYTRFGGIKDKRGNVVVSSATPLPLAGGPGAILIPLGTQEVPLFSGAGQNIDARTTMLSLGLRHAF; the protein is encoded by the coding sequence ATGAAGAGAACTGCCGCCTACGCAGCTTGCCTGTCCGCGCTTGCCATGCTTTCGGGCCACGCCGCCGCCCAATCCTCGGTCACCATCTACGGCACCCTGGACGTCGGCGTCGACCGCGTCGATAAGAGCGAGGGCAATGTGCAAGGTACCGTGTTCGGCGTCAGCGGCGCCACGCCAGTGCCGAACCGCCTGGCCGCGCCGGCGACCGTGACCACCCGCCTCAGCCCTTCGCACACGCGCCAGAGCAATATCGGCTTCCGTGGCGTGGAAGACCTGGGCGGTGGCTATCGCGGCCTGTTCGTGCTGGAAGGCGGCATCACCCTCGACAACGGCGGCCTCGCCAATGATGGCCGCCTGTTCGGCCGCCAGGCCTACGTCGGCCTGACCACGCCGGTGGGCGAAGTCAAGCTCGGCCGTCAGGCCAGCCCGATGCTGATTTCCTATTACCTGGTGACGCCGGAAGCCCTGGGCAGCACCGACCTGTTCGGCGCCGGCCTGGTGGTCAACACCGTACAAACCTGGCAGGACAACCAGATCAGCTACGCCATCAAGCAAGGTCCATGGACCGCGATCGCGTCCTACGCCACCAACTCCGGCATCGGCAGCGGCGTCAGCGCGGCGCGCTCGTTTGCCACCGCGTCGACCCCGGTGGCGACCGGTAGCACCGGCCAGATCATCGGCGGCCTGACCGCCGGCGCCGAAACCGCCAGCGGCCGCGGCAAGACCGCCGGTGCCATGCTTGCCTACCGCACCGATTCGCTGGTCGCGCTGGCGTCCTACCACCGCAACAACTTCGACAACGTGCCGATCGGCGTGGTGTCCGGCACCACCCTGGTGCCGCTGTTCTTCGGCGAGCGCTTCACCTCCTTCATGGCGGCGGTCAAGTACACCATCCCAGGCGTCGGCACGTCGCTGGCGGTGGCCGGCCACAACGCCCAGTTCTCGCTGCGCGGCAATACCGATCCTGAAGTGCGTACCTGGACCGCGACCCTCAAGCATCCGATCGGCGCCGTCGACCTGACCGCAGTGTTCCTGAATACCCGCTTCACCAACTACACGCGCGGCAAGGACAATGGCCTGATGCTGGGCCTGGACTACAACTTCTCCAAGCGCACCGCGTTCTACACCCGCTTCGGCGGCATCAAGGACAAGCGCGGCAACGTCGTCGTCAGCAGCGCCACCCCGCTGCCGCTGGCTGGCGGTCCCGGCGCCATCCTGATCCCGCTGGGTACGCAGGAAGTGCCGCTGTTCTCGGGCGCCGGCCAGAACATCGACGCCCGCACCACCATGCTGAGCCTCGGTCTGCGTCACGCCTTCTGA
- a CDS encoding MFS transporter gives MQGSAQPPVNSKWLALLVAGAFFMENLDGTVITTALPDIARSFGVAPLALNIGVSAYLLTLGVFIPISGWVAERFGTRRVFAAALAIFTLASVLCGMADSVAEFVGLRVLQGAGGAMMVPVGRLLVLNNTPKEKLIAVIATLTWPALVAPVLGPPVGGFIASHSSWRWIFYLNLPLGVIALALAWWLVPDQRVATPRRFDWPGFLLSGSAVFLLTWGAETIGGAQPDWREAGACLVAGALLLVALRRHLRRAPAPLIDLSSFAIPTFAITIVGGSLFRMAIGAVPFLLPLMFQLGFGLDAFHSGLLVIAVFAGNLMMKPATTPILRRFGFKPVLLVNGIANVAALAACALLTPATPVWLIAAVLFVGGLTRSMQFSALNTIAFADVPQQRMAAANTLFSTAFQVALGLGVALGAGGVRLGQWGAQQLGISHWAAIDYRLAFLLVALVSLLGLADALRLDSNAGEQVARGGAQ, from the coding sequence ATGCAAGGCAGCGCACAGCCGCCGGTCAACAGCAAGTGGCTCGCCCTGCTGGTGGCGGGCGCGTTTTTCATGGAGAACCTGGACGGCACGGTGATCACCACGGCGCTGCCGGATATCGCCCGCTCGTTTGGCGTGGCGCCGTTGGCGCTGAATATCGGCGTCAGCGCCTATTTGCTGACGCTGGGCGTATTCATTCCGATCAGCGGCTGGGTGGCCGAGCGCTTCGGCACGCGCCGCGTGTTTGCGGCGGCGCTGGCGATCTTCACGCTGGCCTCGGTGCTGTGCGGGATGGCCGACAGCGTGGCCGAGTTCGTCGGGTTGCGTGTGCTGCAAGGCGCCGGCGGGGCCATGATGGTGCCGGTCGGCCGCCTGCTGGTGCTGAACAACACGCCCAAGGAAAAGCTGATCGCGGTGATCGCCACGCTGACCTGGCCGGCGCTGGTGGCGCCGGTGCTGGGGCCGCCTGTGGGCGGCTTCATCGCCAGCCATTCTTCGTGGCGCTGGATCTTCTACCTCAACCTGCCGCTGGGCGTGATCGCGCTGGCGCTGGCCTGGTGGCTGGTGCCCGACCAGCGCGTCGCCACGCCGCGCCGCTTCGACTGGCCTGGTTTCCTGCTGAGCGGCAGCGCCGTGTTCCTGCTGACCTGGGGCGCGGAAACCATCGGCGGAGCGCAGCCGGACTGGCGCGAGGCCGGCGCCTGCCTAGTTGCCGGCGCGCTGCTGCTGGTGGCGCTGCGCCGGCACCTGCGGCGTGCGCCCGCGCCGTTGATCGACCTGTCATCGTTCGCCATTCCCACGTTTGCCATCACCATCGTCGGCGGTTCGTTGTTCCGCATGGCCATCGGCGCCGTGCCGTTCCTGCTGCCGTTGATGTTCCAGCTTGGTTTCGGGCTGGACGCCTTTCATTCCGGCCTGCTGGTGATCGCCGTGTTCGCCGGCAACCTGATGATGAAGCCGGCCACCACGCCCATCCTGCGCCGCTTCGGCTTCAAGCCGGTGCTCCTGGTGAATGGCATCGCCAACGTGGCGGCGCTGGCCGCCTGCGCCTTGCTGACGCCGGCCACGCCGGTGTGGCTGATCGCCGCCGTGCTGTTCGTCGGCGGCCTGACGCGCTCCATGCAGTTCAGCGCGCTCAACACCATCGCCTTCGCCGACGTGCCGCAGCAGCGCATGGCGGCAGCCAACACCTTGTTCAGCACCGCTTTCCAGGTGGCGCTCGGCCTCGGCGTGGCGCTGGGTGCGGGCGGCGTGCGGCTGGGGCAGTGGGGCGCGCAGCAGCTGGGCATCTCGCACTGGGCGGCCATCGATTACCGTTTGGCCTTCCTGCTGGTGGCTTTGGTCAGCCTGCTCGGATTGGCCGATGCGTTGCGTCTTGACAGCAACGCTGGCGAGCAAGTTGCAAGGGGTGGGGCACAGTAA